A single window of Colletotrichum higginsianum IMI 349063 chromosome 8, whole genome shotgun sequence DNA harbors:
- a CDS encoding Nuclear fragile X mental retardation-interacting protein 1, whose product MSGYNYGPPPPPPPPAAQANHPGYGHHNPPYQQHSRGSGAHAARGGRGGYPSNTRPEYPPAPQPQYEYGRPQQPQYPQHSPGYPAQQPAASSYPPQHQWHQDHAHVTPQHAAPQHGAHAPAPLSTTNYHPNYASQIYAHPQHPQHPQHPQHPQPPPHQPSYGPQQPQQQVYGQPYAAPPPYSAPQPWVGHDPHAQSQYGTTRGRGGYGNDRGGPRGAQNVGAPAPVAYGSDGIHHANGAYGQPYGDPRAQAVPYQPPAQFPYHAPPAAPRASAPPQEAFYKHDGQRGRGGHRGGNPRGRGSFHANDKGRHRPQGNHNHRQDGGASHHKHDNAASGKKKKRKTNTLGLTPGQDSESEDDEMEEETLRKLIGADALQVNDVDAYIAERKKRFPTAARVKAKKSAETTQGSGNKISADLEKEENLASKLRRQLEKVESSIKRKREQQDEGDEMRDSPSLDIKSEDEEPEVASSRVQPAPPPPPPAKKADISKHCKYYSTGGTCGKKGKCRFVHDPAVREAAMKDREANNGHLTIQQRLILNDKDQEDLTVLQSIQYLREKGLMKPEDKSEGSNGHQAPGGSQDPQSQSRQKSSNLPAAHASLPAPPVKHHNGLPPHKPPPSVLSAGNGGSTVRYKGWNLSGYGNSGLKSEDLP is encoded by the exons ATGTCAGGCTACAACTACggccccccgccgccgccgccgcctccagcaGCTCAGGCTAATCATCCTGGGTATGGACACCACAATCCCCCTTACCAACAACATTCCCGAGGCAGTGGTGCTCATGCTGCTCGTGGTGGGCGTGGCGGCTATCCGTCGAACACCCGTCCCGAATACCCTCCGGCTCCTCAGCCCCAGTACGAGTATGGTCGACCGCAACAACCCCAATATCCTCAGCATAGTCCTGGCTATCCCGCCCAGCAgcccgccgccagcagctATCCCCCTCAGCACCAATGGCATCAGGATCACGCACATGTCACTCCTCAGCATGCTGCTCCTCAACACGGCGCCCATGCTCCTGCGCCGCTGTCGACTACCAACTACCATCCGAACTACGCCTCCCAGATTTACGCGCACCCGCAGCACCCGCAACACCCGCAGCATCCTCAGCACCCCCAGCCGCCTCCCCACCAACCAAGTTATGGACCACAGCAGCCACAGCAGCAAGTCTACGGCCAGCCTTATGCCGCACCCCCACCATACAGCGCTCCCCAACCGTGGGTCGGTCACGACCCTCACGCTCAAAGTCAGTACGGGACGACtcgcgggcgaggcggcTATGGGAATGACCGAGGCGGCCCTCGAGGTGCCCAAAATGTGGGCGCACCTGCGCCAGTAGCTTACGGTAGTGATGGGATACATCATGCGAACGGCGCATACGGCCAGCCATACGGAGATCCTCGCGCGCAAGCCGTGCCGTACCAGCCTCCAGCACAATTTCCCTACCACGCACCTCCTGCTGCACCTCGCGCGTCGGCTCCTCCACAAGAAGCATTCTACAAACATGACGGGCAGCGTGGTCGCGGTGGTCACCGCGGTGGCAAcccccgaggtcgaggctcGTTCCATGCCAATGATAAgggtcgtcatcgtccaCAGGGCAATCACAACCACCGCCAAGATGGAGGTGCTTCCCACCACAAGCATGATAATGCGGCTTCgggcaagaaaaaaaagcgCAAGACCAATACACTAGGTCTCACACCGGGCCAAGACTCGGAgtcggaagacgacgagatgGAAGAAGAGACGCTTCGCAAGCTCATTGGAGCAGATGCCTTACA GGTGAACGATGTCGACGCTTACATTGCTGAGCGAAAGAAACGCTTCCCTACTGCTGCGCGAGTCAAGGCTAAGAAGTCTGCCGAGACCACGCAAGGAAGCGGCAACAAAATCTCGGCTGATCtggaaaaggaagaaaaccTTGCCAGCAAGCTGCGAAGGCAGCTGGAGAAAGTTGAATCGTCTATCAAGCGCAAGCGTGAACAGCAAGACGAGGGTGACGAAATGAGAGACAGCCCTTCCCTTGACATTAAGTCTGAGGATGAGGAGCCGGAAGTGGCGTCAAGTCGCGTTCAGCcagccccccctccacccccacCAGCGAAGAAGGCAGATATTTCAAAGCATTGCAAGTACTACTCTACGGGAGGTACCTGtggcaagaagggcaagtGCCGCTTCGTTCACGATCCCGCTGTCAGAGAGGCAGCAATGAAGGACCGAGAAGCAAACAACGGCCATCTCACAATCCAGCAGCGTTTAATTCTGAACGACAAGGATCAGGAAGACCTTACTGTTCTACAGTCGATTCAGTACTTGAGAGAGAAAGGTCTGATGAAACCTGAAGATAAATCTGAAGGTTCAAATGGACACCAAGCACCTGGGGGCTCCCAAGATCCCCAGTCTCAATCGCGACAGAAATCCAGCAATCTCCCTGCCGCACATGCCTCTCTTCCGGCACCACCCGTGAAGCATCACAACGGGCTTCCCCCACACAAACCGCCTCCCTCTGTCTTGTCAGCGGGCAACGGCGGATCCACAGTCCGATACAAAGGCTGGAATCTGAGCGGATACGGTAACTCAGGTCTCAAGTCGGAAGATCTCCCATAG
- a CDS encoding RNA polymerase III subunit Rpc25: MFILTKIADLVEIAPEDFRKKSVAAIEDNINAKYANKVIQKIGLCICLYDLLWTSEGLIGHGTGLVNVNVEFRLVVFRPFKGEVMFGRIRSSTPAGINLRTDFFDDIFIPFDELPEGAEFNHSEQLWIWNIEGDRLFYDNHEMVRFQVIDEEWHDQTPAGPSQGEEAAPPKPPYKVKGTMAMEGLGVCLWWDGQGSE; encoded by the exons ATGTTCATCCTG ACCAAGATCGCCGACCTGGTAGAGATCGCGCCAGAGGACTTCCGCAAGAAGAgtgtcgccgccatcgaggatAATATCAACGCAAAGTACGCGAATAAGGTCATTCAAAAGATTGGCCTCTGCATATGCCTCTATGATCTGTTGTGGACCTCCGAAGGCCTCATCGGCCATGGCACCGGTCTTGTTAACGTCAATG TTGAGTTCAGACTCGTCGTTTTCAGACCTTTCAAGGGTGAGGTTATGTTCGGCAGAATCAGAAGCTCCACGCCGGCCGGTATCAATTTGAGGAccgacttcttcgacgaCATCTTTATTCCTTTCGATGAGCTTCCCGAGGGCGCAGAGTT CAACCATTCGGAACAGCTATGGATCTGGAACATTGAGGGCGACAGACTCTTCTATGATAACCATGAGATGGTCAGATTCCAggtcatcgacgaggagtGGCACGACCAGACGCCCGCAGGCCCGAGTCAGGGGGAGGAAGCTGCACCGCCTAAGCCGCCCTACAAAGTAAAGGGCACCATGGCTATGGAGGGTCTCGGCGTATGCCTCTGGTGGGACGGGCAGGGCAGCGAGTAG
- a CDS encoding DNA repair transcription protein gives MADFRKLALEFVLSDDTERQTVITQEAASAIQSAPRPSNPVARWVESIKPWMPSANDGHMDDGEDGEADGDVIARSKALSFLAGTLEHLDPEFLKTDQVNLLVSFFGSMFKVDHKAGILPAAKALQRTASMKNFQPQKGNDIVQSVCSLHDDFKAQVAETRAAVYELLDQLIANPDVANDLQYQHGTTSGFITDLLQLCRNERDPRCLMTWFKVLKVFLSEFSPASEVVSEIFSIFSAYFPISLRTSQHPSGITAEDLKLALRACFSAHHRVAEKAIPYLLGRLDQPDSVTVNVKVDILKTLTACLSNYEHVQQGVAPFSDKIWSSLKYEVRNGEIEDTINATLEVIRTIAKRLTGNELRDFALAVQRDCLEDLSNPIYTAASGKLIISVHSAKPAAFALMIAPSVTHVKDNLRHTKSPDHTKNLLILLNSLLELRQALIGGGVQLSVEDAEAFKLTEPMLAPLQSQTYLPLFQKALEDTAQKEDIAIGQQAVKGLGLMVCQRAAQTGESSQPMLPASTLSDICNNLASVIFTTPEQSTMAEARSELENDAVLALQKALTTYPPARAKVIEDCLKLCRSYLHSTDTVSLQTTAPILQVKIKRLAYICCCELPCQGDLLSGYISYLHAIIGILHAMLDAKAHPRIWSILASGIHLAMRLCQRAVENLRPRSKTNNFDDKRYSLTWFNYVANRYPNLPRFDDNILTNDGDDAMDIDEQARSAGNDGDELHGEFILVSLFVVRQLYRRATQIISYNDDTELSLALSADFTSKELDDRMVEDDYLHALSNMAIFVIQQMTELEQTRLLLNEEVVTLFRGDDEYTHPDPDVGHPWQNSELRDAMLRTWAPQASYSMTSPPKFPISGFSQGRTVILSLGIIQPFHPTTIQRLVERGTAHQILIAGLLARDHSASPRCRHVVSAILTIISNKYPVEKLNEIVTILQLQMNFIANEKNQPDEVEQVTGNLEHEANLIPGGNPGEVRAEFARPVYAILAGILRRYSGSSLKQLLATVQQGPSNMTIGHILGRNLETIFGDVKVLTKECYGQTRPLWIQKAYFEIIKPMLAKAWPAGSNSRDDKLVAANYSIAVLAAVKHIRYPIYEDDTEDLIRLILCVIRYLPVTKDVAAALDVLQRIIETSPKRTQPFLQSVITACMSIFNKVGTPVDEDITWMPAGYIPFDHSERWRLQCRCQVIRIIGLLPIQFEHRHLLDSASQVQRLLVQASGDKVRKIREAALTARAKWDEVN, from the exons ATGGCAGACTTCCGAAAACTTGCCCTTGAGTTTGTCCTCAGCGACGACACTGAAAGACAGACAGTAATTACACAGGAGGCAGCTTCAG CCATTCAATCAGCACCTAGACCTAGTAACCCAGTCGCAAGATGGGTTGAGTCCATCAAACCTTGGATGCCCAGTGCAAACGACGGCCATATGGATGatggtgaagatggagaggcAGATGGCGATGTCATTGCCAGATCCAAAG CATTGAGCTTCTTAGCTGGCACTTTGGAGCATTTAGATCCTGAGTTTCTCAAGACGGATCAAG TCAACCTCCTTGTGTCCTTCTTTGGCAGCATGTTCAAGGTTGACCACAAAGCCGGTATTTTACCAGCTGCCAAGGCACTCCAAAGAACTGCTAGCATGAAGAACTTCCAACCTCAGAAAGGGAATGATATCGTCCAGAGTGTCTGCAGTCTTCATGACGATTTCAAGGCCCAGGTGGCGGAAACACGTGCAGCTGTGTATGAGCTCCTAGACCAGCTCATCGCCAACCCAGATGTTGCCAATGACCTCCAGTACCAACATGGCACGACTTCTGGATTCATCACCGATCTCTTGCAACTATGCCGCAACGAACGAGACCCCCGGTGTCTGATGACATGGTTCAAGGTTCTCAAGGTTTTCCTATCAGAATTCTCTCCTGCATCAGAGGTTGTCAGCGAAATCTTCAGCATCTTCTCAGCATACTTCCCAATTTCTTTGAGGACATCTCAACACCCCTCAGGAATAACTGCAGAGGATCTGAAGCTTGCTCTCCGAGCTTGCTTTTCAGCACACCATCGAGTAGCTGAAAAGGCCATCCCATACCTCCTTGGCAGGCTGGACCAACCAGACAGTGTGACTGTCAACGTCAAG GTTGATATTCTTAAGACTCTGACTGCATGCTTGAGTAACTACGAGCATGTCCAACAAGGGGTGGCACCCTTTTCTGACAAGATTTGGAGCAGCCTCAAGTACGAAGTCCGCAACGGAGAAATCGAAGACACCATCAATGCCACCCTTGAGGTCATCCGAACTATTGCAAAACGACTCACAGGAAATGAGCTCAGAGACTTTGCCCTTGCTGTCCAGCGTGACTGCTTGGAAGACTTGTCAAACCCTATTTACACGGCAGCTTCTGGAAAACTCATCATCTCCGTTCACAGCGCAAAACCTGCTGCTTTCGCGCTCATGATAGCTCCTTCAGTTACTCATGTCAAGGATAACCTTCGCCACACCAAGTCCCCCGACCACACAAAGAACCTCTTGATCCTGCTGAACTCCCTGCTTGAGCTTCGGCAAGCCCTCATTGGGGGAGGCGTGCAGTTGAGCGTCGAAGATGCTGAGGCATTCAAGTTAACTGAGCCGATGCTTGCCCCGCTTCAAAGCCAGACGTACCTGCCCCTCTTCCAGAAAGCCCTCGAAGACACAGCCCAGAAGGAAGACATCGCCATAGGCCAACAGGCTGTCAAGGGTCTCGGCCTCATGGTTTGTCAGCGAGCAGCCCAAACTGGAGAATCTTCCCAACCTATGCTGCCAGCTTCAACACTCTCCGACATCTGCAACAACTTGGCAAGTGTCATCTTCACCACCCCCGAACAATCCACGATGGCCGAGGCTCGTTCCGAGCTAGAGAATGATGCTGTTCTCGCTCTGCAGAAAGCCTTGACGACTTACCCCCCCGCCCGTGCCAAGGTCATCGAGGACTGCCTTAAATTGTGTAGGTCGTACCTCCATTCCACCGACACGGTATCCCTTCAGACGACGGCTCCGATCCTGCAAGTGAAAATCAAAAGACTGGCTTACATTTGCTGCTGCGAACTTCCTTGCCAAGGCGACCTGCTCAGCGGGTACATCTCTTATCTCcacgccatcatcggcattCTACACGCGATGCTCGATGCCAAGGCACACCCCAGAATTTGGTCGATATTAGCTTCTGGAATACATCTGGCCATGAGACTTTGCCAACGTGCCGTCGAAAATCTGCGCCCGCGCTCCAAGACGAACAATTTCGACGACAAGCGATACTCGCTTACCTGGTTCAACTACGTCGCCAACCGATATCCCAACCTTCCGCGATTCGACGATAACATCCTTACCAACGACGGTGATGACGCGATGGATATCGACGAACAGGCGCGAAGTGCGGGGaatgacggcgatgagctACACGGGGAATTCATTCTGGTCagcctcttcgtcgtccggCAGCTCTATAGACGTGCCACCCAGATTATCAGCTACAACGACGATACTGAGCTCTCTCTCGCTTTGAGCGCCGATTTCACAAGCAAAGAGCTGGATGACAGAATGGTTGAGGACGATTACTTGCATGCCCTCTCGAATATGGCCATCTTCGTTATCCAGCAGATGACCGAGTTGGAGCAGACCAGACTGCTTCTCAATGAGGAGGTTGTCACGCTTTTCCGTGGTGATGACGAGTACACTCATCCGGACCCTGATGTCGGACATCCGTGGCAGAACTCAGAGCTACGGGATGCTATGCTGAGAACCTGGGCCCCTCAGGCTTCGTACAGCATGACGAGCCCTCCCAAGTTCCCGATCAGTGGCTTCAGCCAGGGACGTACTGTCATACTCTCTCTCGGTATTATTCAACCGTTCCACCCGACAACAATCCAGCGACTG GTCGAGAGAGGAACTGCACACCAGATCCTCATCGCTGGCCTTCTTGCAAGGGACCACTCAGCTTCGCCCAGATGCCGCCATGTGGTTTCGGCCATTCTTACGATCATCTCAAACAAATACCCTGTTGAGAAGCTGAACGAAATCGTCACCATTCTTCAGCTCCAAATGAACTTCATCGCCAATGAAAAGAATCAGCCCGACGAGGTGGAGCAAGTGACTGGCAATCTTGAGCACGAGGCCAACTTGATTCCTGGCGGGAACCCTGGTGAGGTTAGGGCGGAGTTCGCAAGACCTGTATATGCCATCCTCGCTGGCATTCTCAGACGGTACAGCGGCAGCTCTCTCAAGCAGCTCCTTGCAACCGTTCAACAGGGACCCAGCAACATGACGATCGGTCACATACTTGGCCGTAACCTCGAGACCATCTTCGGCGATGTCAAGGTTCTCACGAAGGAGTGCTACGGACAAACTCGCCCCCTCTGGATTCAGAAAGCCTACTTCGAGATCATCAAACCCATGCTGGCCAAGGCCTGGCCGGCCGGGTCGAATAGCAGGGACGACAAGCTCGTTGCCGCGAACTACAGCATCGCTGTTCTTGCGGCCGTCAAGCACATCCGATACCCGATCTACGAAGACGACACAGAAGACCTGATTAGACTCATTCTTTGCGTGATCCGATACCTACCAGTAACCAAGGATGTGGCGGCCGCCCTTGATGTTCTGCAGCGAATCATAGAGACTTCGCCCAAACGGACTCAGCCTTTCCTGCAGAGTGTTATCACAGCCTGCATGTCCATATTCAACAAAGTTGGAACACCTGTCGATGAAGACATTACTTGGATGCCGGCGGGTTACATCCCCTTCGACCACTCCGAGCGATGGAGGTTGCAGTGTCGCTGCCAGGTCATCCGCATCATTGGCCTCCTCCCAATTCAGTTCGAGCACCGCCACCTTCTCGATTCGGCATCGCAGGTTCAGCGCTTATTGGTGCAAGCCTCGGGTGATAAAGTTCGCAAGATCCGCGAGGCTGCTCTGACGGCCCGCGCCAAATGGGATGAGGTCAACTGA
- a CDS encoding Tetrahydrofolate dehydrogenase/cyclohydrolase — MASNEVAPKTCKVILADTIAKRLLAEVHDTLAKVQGSGIFKPTLVAFLANDDPAALQYAEWSQKTCVENGFNFDLRRVDKEQLEDKITEANEDDKVDGIIVYYPIFPGNPTHDKYIQETVSLAKDVEGLCHQHIFNMYHNVRFLDPPQNLRKSILPCTPLAVVKILEHLQIYNPILAYGNRLFGKTITVINRSEVNGRPLAALLANDGATVYSVDITGVQLFTRGKGIKRIRHQVENKEGWGLEQVLPISDVIIGGVPSEKYKISTDLIREGAVCINFSSFRNFDAPTVKEKAAIYVPSVGKVTIACLLRNLVRLIANRPTTKDNGNEDASTAQARSEAFTEG; from the exons ATGGCCTCCAACGAAGTTGCGCCCAAGACCTGCAAGGTCATTCTGGCCGACACCATCGCCAAGCGGCTCCTGGCCGAAGTCCACGACACCCTCGCCAAAGTGCAGGGCAGCGGCATCTTCAAGCCCACCTTGGTGGCATTCCTGGCCAacgacgacccggccgcccttCAGTATGCTGAGTGGTCTCAGAAGACCTGCGTCGAGAA CGGCTTCAACTTCGACCTGCGTCGGGTAGACAaggagcagctcgaggacaagatcaccgaggccaacgaggatgacaaggtcgacggcatcatcgTCTACTACCCCATCTTTCCGGGCAACCCCACCCACGACAAGTACATCCAGGAGACCGTTTCGCTGGCGAAGGACGTCGAGGGTCTCTGCCATCAGCACATCTTTAATATGTACCACAACGTCCGCTTCTTGGACCCTCCTCAGAACCTGAGGAAGTCCATCCTGCCCTGCACgcccctcgccgtcgtcaagatTTTGGAGCACCTCCAGATCTACAACCCCATTCTTGCCTACGGCAACCGTCTCTTCGGCAAGACCATCACCGTCATCAACAGATCCGAGGTCAACGGCCGCCCGCTGGCGGCCTTGCTAGCCAACGACGGCGCTACGGTGTACTCGGTCGATATTACCGGCGTCCAGCTGTTCACTCGCGGTAAGGGTATTAAGCGGATACGCCACCAGGTCGAGAACAAGGAGGGCTGGGGTCTGGAACAGGTCCTGCCAATCAGCGATGTCATCATTGGTGGTGTTCCGAGTGAGAAGTACAAGATCTCGACCGACCTCATCCGCGAAGGTGCAGTTTGCATCAATTTCTCTTCGTTCCGTAACTTTGACGCCCCTACGGTCAAGGAAAAGGCCGCCATCTACGTCCCGTCTGTCGGCAAGGTCACCATTGCGTGTTTGTTGAGAAACTTGGTG CGTCTCATCGCCAACCGTCCCACGACAAAAGACAACGGTAACGAAGACGCCTCCACTGCCCAGGCCAGGAGCGAGGCTTTCACCGAGGGTTGA
- a CDS encoding Microsomal signal peptidase 25 kDa subunit: MLQDKPSHSTPGKPPRNCQFYPQFLTITPDAMSSSERITVYNLADLKNHSDDALPNYLNSLKFAQSHTLTDVRLALGYSAFLVAGACFLWDYKLGFESTKYYTAAAVALYSLLNGALTLWIWLKEAGTVYEGTSPSGEKISIATSTKKNDPTYNMKITLAHKNGEKKTLELSKPFAEWFDSQGRFVVIPFQEVLATNVPIIGKLDPKRVKSVSQAYSADVLDALYAESAATGSEAEAIKGASKRRKA, translated from the exons ATGTTACAAGACAAACCATCGCACTCCACGCCCGGCAAGCCTCCGCGAAATTGTCAATTCTACCCGCAGTTTCTTACCATAACGCCAGACGCCATGTCTTCCTCTGAAAGAATAACGGTCTACAATTTGGCGG ACCTCAAGAACCACTCGGACGACGCGCTTCCCAACTACCTTAACTCCCTCAAGTTCGCCCAATCCCACACCCTTACCGACGTCCGCCTAGCACTCGGATATTCTGCCTTTCTGGTCGCCGGCGCATGTTTCCTGTGGGACTACAAGCTCGGCTTTGAAAGCACAAAGTACTACACAGCGGCTGCCGTGGCCCTCTACTCGCTTCTCAATGGTGCTCTGACGCTATGGATCTGGCTCAAGGAGGCGGGCACCGTGTACGAGGGCACATCTCCTTCGGGCGAGAAG ATTAGCATCGCAACCTCGACAAAGAAGAACGACCCAACCTACAACATGAAAATCACCCTTGCCCACAAGaacggcgagaagaagacacTTGAACTCTCAAAACCCTTTGCCGAGTGGTTTGATTCACAGGGCCGTTTCGTCGTCATCCCTTTTCAGGAGGTCCTCGCCACAAACGTCCCCATCATTGGCAAGCTTGATCCCAAGCGCGTCAAGTCCGTGTCACAGGCGTACTCGGCTGATGTTCTCGACGCGCTGTACGCCGAGAGCGCGGCGACAGGCAGCGAGGCAGAGGCGATTAAGGGTGCGAGCAAGAGACGCAAGGCATGA
- a CDS encoding Duf850 domain protein codes for MQRESSQTSWLYRIDERHHNPLLLLFPGTARKDKSTMAQVPVQTIHRDPQLLYWILFPITVVMILTGILRHYATVLLATPPKKLEKAALKEQRAMMHGVTVRTNHHVLSKKSFEARRDALITAYESGAYLKDPDRKGQPPANPLTDPGAMDGMMGMMKNNMAMIIPNTLIMSWINAFFSGYVIMKLPFPITIKFKSMLQAGVATKDMDPRWMSSISWYFLCIFGLQSVFNFILGSDNAASQMAQQMGQMGGAQGAPQMFGPGVDPDKQFKGEAENIAVVEHYSVLDDVEQRLLAGIKS; via the exons ATGCAACGGGAGAGCTCACAAACCAGTTGGCTGTATCGCATCGACGAACGCCACCACAatccccttcttctcctctttcccGGTACTGCTCGAAAAGACAAGTCCACCATGGCTCAGGTTCCGGTGCAGACGATCCATCGGGATCCCCAGCTCCT CTACTGGATCCTATTCCCTATCACGGTGGTCATGATTCTGACCGGTATTCTGCGGCACTACGCCACCGTTCTCCTCGCCACGCCGcccaagaagctcgagaaggcggcgctTAAGGAACAGCGCGCCATGATGCACGGCGTCACGGTGCGCACCAACCACCATGTTCTCTCCAAGAAGTCATTTGAGGCGCGCCGCGATGCGCTCATCACGGCCTACGAGTCCGGCGCATATCTCAAAGACCCTGACCGCAAGGGCCAGCCCCCTGCGAACCCGCTGACCGATCCGGGCGCGATGGACGGCATGATGGGCATGATGAAAAACAACATGGCCATGATTATTCCCAACACGCTGATTATGAGCTGGATCAACGCCTTCTTCAGCGGATACGTCATCA TGAAACTGCCGTTCCCCATCACTATCAAGTTCAAGAGCATGTTGCAGGCGGGTGTTGCTACCAAAGATATGGATCCCCGCTGGATGTCTAGCATCAGTTGGTACTTCCTCTGCATCTTTGGCCTGCAGTCCGTCTTCAACTTCATCCTGGGAAGTGACAATG CGGCTAGCCAGATGGCTCAGCAGATGGGGCAGATGGGAGGCGCACAGGGTGCTCCCCAGATGTTCGGCCCTGGCGTTGACCCTGACAAGCAGTTCAAGGGCGAAGCTGAGAACATTGCTGTCGTTGAACACTACTCTGTTCTGGATGATGTGGAGCAGAGACTACTCGCGGGTATCAAGTCATAG